The following proteins are co-located in the Cutaneotrichosporon cavernicola HIS019 DNA, chromosome: 3 genome:
- a CDS encoding uncharacterized protein (Bestrophin, RFP-TM, chloride channel) produces the protein MSTITCDKTPITPGAKRRARPARLNTKPNMAYDDQPRHMLSSLLRMQTQEDSKPRVSKISWLDDVMVYSSSILPVVLRPVVFFTAWSALVAVASIVWGKDLALTNNVVPLLSVVVGLLLVFRNSSAYERYAEGRKDFTALISSARNLSRAVWINVVPPPDRSMSRLERLELTQKKKEVIRLILGFVFATKHYLRSEGGAEHTDLQGLLPQSLFKFVWQDMPVDSGEVLEDDASTGPSSPAAMSPRSYSTTALIDRGDEERIVGLSLAPPTSPTRAKSNSFSFPPTSPVIPRPKPIRRPVRRPTAVRVRPTLTENKSTSSPGSCPNERTPLIKSGVVSDLRRTHQEVDSQASSLNNATRDKLGSMVEVGLPLIIAHEISRTLFRFRRSGNLESIGPAGFNGMSSSVQSMIDQLGSMEPNDSIQTPLPYVFTSHLKQCVTIYLLCLPFVLVDVLGWKTIFIVATTAFTLCGVEGIAAQVEMPFGTDPSDLNLDLFCTELLCECEATMERLPEGDEDDELTFVRSPTQILEDDLDGE, from the exons ATGTCCACAATAACTTGCGACAAGACACCCATCACGCCGGGGGCTAAGCGGCGGGCAAGGCCGGCGCGCCTCAACACCAAGCCTAACATGGCCTAT gatGACCAGCCTAGGCACATGCTCAGTTCTTTGTTGCGGATGCAGACGCAGGAGGACTCGAAGCCGCGG GTCTCCAAGATCTCGTGGCTAGACGACGTGATGGTTTACTCCTCATCCATTCTCCCGGTCGTCTTACGCCCCGTAGTCTTCTTCACCGCGTGGAgcgccctcgtcgcggtcgcgtcGATCGTATGGGGAAAGGACCTTGCGCTAACGAACAATGTCG TACCCCTGCTCTCTGTTGTCGTtggtcttcttcttg TCTTCCGAAACTCGTCGGCGTACGAGCGTTATGCCGA GGGCCGCAAGGACTTTACTGCGCTGATTTCGTCCGCTCGCAACCTCTCTCGC GCTGTATGGATCAACGTTGTCCCACCACCCGACAGATCCATGTcacgcctcgagcgcctaGAGCTCACccagaagaagaaggaggtcATCCGCCTGATCCTCGGCTTCGTCTTCGCAACCAAGCACTACCTTCGTTCAGAGGGCGGTGCAGAGCATACCGATTTGCAAGGGTTACTTCCCCAATCACTCTTCAAGTTTGTTTGGCAGGACATGCCAGTCGACTCGGGCGAagtgctcgaggacgacgcgtcCACTGGACCTTCATCTCCAGCCGCCATGTCGCCCCGCTCATACTCGACCACAGCCCTCATCGACCGCGGGGATGAGGAACGCATTGTCGGACTCAGtctcgcgccgcccacctcgcccacgAGAGCAAAGTCCAACTCGTTCTCCTTTCCCCCCACGTCGCCCGTCATCCCTCGTCCTAAGCCTATTCGCCGCCCCGTCCGCCGTCCCACCGCAGTACGCGTTCGCCCCACGCTCACCGAGAACAAGTCGACATCTTCACCAGGCAGCTGTCCGAACGAGCGCACGCCGCTCATCAAGTCGGGTGTGGTCTCTGACCTCCGCCGTACCCACCAGGAAGTGGACAGCCAGGCCTCGTCCCTGAACAACGCCACAcgcgacaagctcggcagCATGGTCGAAGTCGGCCTGCCCCTCATCATCGCCCACGAGATCAGCCGCACCCTCTTCCGTTTCCGCCGTAGCGGCAACTTGGAGAGCATAGGGCCTGCG GGCTTTAACGGAATGAGCAGCAGCGTGCAGAGCATGATTGACCAGCTTGGGTCCATGGAGC CTAACGACAGTAT CCAAACACCCTTGCCATACGTCTTCACATCGCACCTCAAGCAGTGCGTCACGATTTACCTCCTCTGCCTGCCGttcgtgctcgtcgacgtacTTGGATGGAAGACCATCTTTATTGTCGCCACTACCGCGTTCACCCTCTGTGGTGTTGAGGGTATTGCCGCGCAGGTCGAGATGCCCTTTGGCACCGACCCGTCTGatctcaacctcgacctgtTCTGCACAGAGCTTTtgtgcgagtgcga GGCGACCATGGAGCGCCTTCCGGaaggtgacgaggacgacgagctgacgTTTGTACGCTCGCCTACGCAGATCCTCGAGGATGATCTGGACGGCGAGTAG